Genomic DNA from Thermobifida alba:
CCAGCGGGTCGATCGGTTCGATGGTCGCCCGGCAGCTCGCCGCCCACGCCGGAACGCTCGACCTGGTGGGCAACCCCACTCAGCCGCAACGCGCCCGCAGGGCACTGCACGCGGTGACGGTGCAGATCGCCGAGGAACTGCGGCGGCACGGCGGCACGTCCCCGGCGGTGCAGATCGCGGCGGAGGCCCGCTCGCCCGAGGACGCGGCGCAGGCCCTCATCGACTCTGGGACAGTCACCGTGGGCACCGACGCCCAGGCGGCGGTCCGCCGCTCCGGGATCGTGGTGACCGCGACCTCGTCCCCGCATGCGCTGCTCACCCCGGAGATGTTCGCACCGGACGCCATCGTCTGCGACATCTCCGAACCCTCCAACGTGCCGCCCCTGGCCGAGCACCGCCCGGACGTCCTCCTCTTCGACGGGGGGATCGTCGCCCTCCCCGGACTGCAGGACCTGGGGGTCCGCTACGGCCTGGAAAGCGGCCACGCCTACGCGTGCATGACGGAGACCATGCTCATCGCCCTGTCCGGTGAAGAAGACCTGGTGAGTGTCGGATCCACGCTCACCACCGGTTCGGTGACACGGCTGCGTGAACTCGCCGCCGTCCACGGATTCGAGAACGCCGCGCTGCGGTTGTGGCGTTCCTTCTGACCCCCCGGAGGTAACTATGTCGACCCCCTCAGAACAGCTTCCCTCCGTGCTCCAGGACCGGAAGCGCTACGAAGCCGCCATGGCCTTTTCGGTGCGGGACGCCCACCGGGCGGTGAAGGACCTTTTCGTCCACAGGATGGGGATCTACTGGAGCGACTTCCTGGTGTCGCTGGCTGTCGGATACGCGGCCTTCTGGGCCGCCCGGCCCGTCGGCTACCTCACGCTCCCGGGGATCCTGCTCTTCCTCGTCTCGGTGTTCGCCCTCTACCGCTGCTTCGCCTTCATCCACGAAATCGCCCACTTCCGGAGCAAGCCGAGTTTCCGGACGTTCCGGAGGGTCTGGAACCTGCTGTTCGGCATCCCCATGATGGTCCCCGCCTTCATGTACGAAGAGCACCGGGAGCACCACAACAAGCGGTGGTACGGGACTCCACGGGACGCCGAATACCTCCCCCTGGCACGGCTCTCCCCCCGCCACACGGTCACCGTGGTCGCCGCCTCGTTCCTCCTGCCGTTCTTCGGCCCGATCCGCTTCGGCCTGCTGACCCCCGTCGCCTGGTTCTCCGGCGCCACCCGCCGGTACCTGTACCGGAGCATGTCCACGATCAAGATCGACCTGGAGTACCACGGGCGGCCGCCCGCCAACCGGGCGGAGCGGATCTCCTGGACCGCCCAGGAAGCCGCCTGCTTCGTGTTCGTCCTCGCCTGCGCCGCCCTGTTCCTGACCGGAGTGCTTCCCGTGGACCGGCTGGCCCAGTGGTACGCGCTCTACACCTCGATCGCCCTGGTCAACTCCTTCCGCATCCTCGGCGCACACCGCTACCTGGGTGACGAGGAAGAGATGAGCGTGGTCGAACAGATGATGGACACCGTCAACTACCCCGGCCGGCGCCCGGTGCGGGAACTGTGGGCCCCGGTCGGGCTGCGCCTGCACGCCCTGCACCACCTCTTCCCCGGGCTGCCCTACCACGCTTACCCGGAGGCCCATCGGAGGCTGGTCGCCGCACTGCCGCCCGACTCCGCCTACCGGCTCACGGAGAGCCGCGGGCTGCCGCGGACGCTCGCCACCCTGTGGCGCACCGCCCGGCAGCACCAGAAGGCCGGACTGCTGCTGACCCTCCAACCGCGCGGCCTCGACCGTCCGGAAGGCGCCCAGTGACCGGTGCGTGCGATCCCCCTCCGAAGGTGCGGCCCGGGCGGGGGAGTGCGCTCACCGGCCGGCGGCGCGGAGGGGTGGGCCGCATCCCCGGAACGGGACCGGGACCCCTCCGCGCAGCTCCGGCTTGGGAGCGCTCCCGGGCGGTTTGGGGGCACAACCACGCCAGCAACCGCCCCCACCGCCAGCGGGCGGGCACCACCACCCGACAGCAGAGGGACCGGAGCCACCACACCCCCCATCCCGCAACCCCAAGGAGACGACCATGGTGACCAGCCGGAGGACGGTACCCCCCGCCCCCCACCAGGCCTTCCCGGTGCTCCCCGGGCCTCCCGTGCTGGGATGGGCCCGGCACCTCCGCCGGGACCTGCTCGGCGTCCTCACCCGGGTCAGCCGGGACTCGCCGGGCCTGGCGGGCTTCAAAGTCGCAGGACAGACCTTCGCGGTCGCCGACTCCCCGGACGCCATCCGCGACGTCCTCATCGAAAAAGCCGACGACTTCGACAAAGGACGCCGACAGGTCAACGCACTCGGCCCCGTCATGGGAAAAGGGCTGCTCATCAGCCAAGGGGAACTCCACACCAGGCAGCGCAGGCTCATCCTGCCGCACTTCACCCCGCGCAACGTGCGCCGGCACGCGGACCACATCGTGGCAGAAGCCGAACACCTCATCGACACCTGGGGAGACCGGGCGGAAGTCGACCTCCTCGACGAGATGAACTCGCTGACGATGAACATCGTCACCCGCCTGCTGTTCAGCTCGCGGATCGAGGACGACCGGGCGATCGCCGACGCGATCACCACCGTCTTCGAATGGGAGATGTACGCCCTCACCAGCCTGTTCCCCATCCCCATGCGGGTCCCCACCCCGAGGAACCTGCGGGCCCGGGCAGAGATCGCCTACGTCCGGCAGCGCCTCGGCGCGTTCGTCGAAGAGCGCCGCAGGAATCCCGGAGCCTACAGTGACCTGCTCACCCTGCTCATGGAGGCCCGCTACGAGGACGGGACCACCATGTCCGAGGAGCAGCTCCTCGACGAAGTGATCACCGTGTGGGGGGCCTCCCAGGAAACATCGGCCGACGCGCAGGCCTGGACCCTCTACCTCCTGGCCCAGCACCCCGAAGTCCTCGCCCGGGTCCGAGCAGAGATCGACACGGTCCTCGGCGACCGCCCGGCCACCTTCGCCGACCTCGCCTCCCTGCCCTACTCCCTGCGCGTGTTCAAAGAGGCCATGCGCCTCTACCCCCCGGGGGCGGTCCTCATGCGCACCGCCGTACGGGACACCACCGTGGCAGGATTCCATGTCCCCCGGGGAACCCAGGTGTTCATCTCCACCTACACCCTGCACCGGCGCGAAGAGCTCTACCCCGACCCGGAGCGCTTCGACCCGGACCGCTTCACCAAGGAACGCGAACGCGTCCTCCCCAAACAGTCCTACCTGCCGTTCGGCGCGGGGCACCACGTTTGCGTGGGAAGCCACCTGGCCCTGATGGAGGGACATCTCCTCACCGTCACCCTGGCCCAGCGGGTCGACGTGGAACTGTGCTCTGACAGGCCGGTCGAACCACTGCTGCTGATCAACCTCCGCCCCCGAGGCGGAATCCCCGCCCGGGTGACACGGCGCTGAACCCAGCCCCCATCCTCCCCGAGAATCCCCACCGATCCGAGAGGACAGCCGTGTACGGAACCAGCGACCCCCAACTCTCCCCTCCCCCCGGAACAACCCTCGTTGAGGCTTTCCGCCACTGGGCCGCCACCCGGGGCGACGAACCCGCCTGCACCTTCGTCGACTACGGCACCACCCGAGAAGGCGTGAGGCACACCCTGACCTACCGCGAACTCGACACGCGGGCCGCGGCCGCGGCCGCGGCACTGTCCCGGTGCGCCGCACCGGGCGACCGCGTCGCCCTGCTGCTCCCCCAGGGACTCGACTACATCGCAGCCTTCCTCGGCTGCCTCTACACCGGGGTGATCGGGATCCCGCTGTACGCCCCCGACCTGCGCCGATCCGACACCCGGCTGGTGTCGGTCTACGCCGACTGCAAACCCGTCGGCAGCATCACCACGACCGCCTCCCTCCCCGCCCTGGAACGCCTGTCCGAGCAGGTCGACACCGGCCGGGTCATCACCACCTCCGACCTGGCCCCTGCCCCGTTCGACCCCGTCCAGCAGGACCAGGACGAACCGTCCTACCTGCAGTACACGTCCGGGTCGACGCGGAACCCCGCGGGCATCGAAGTGACCGCGGCCAACCTGTGGACGTCCTGCGCCCAGATCAACACCTTCCTCTCCCTGAAACCCGGGGAGAACATCGTCAGCTGGCTTCCGTTCTTCCACGACATGGGCCTGGTCCTCACCGTGGCCACCCCGCTCGCCTACGGCGCGCACGCCGTGTACTTCGACCCCTACTCCTTCGTGCACCGCCCCGTGCGCTGGTTGAAACTGGTCTCCGAATACCGCAGCACCGTCACGGCCTCCCCCAACTTCGGCCTCGACTTCGCGGTGGGCAGAGTTCCCGAGGAGCAGCGCGCAGGCCTCGACCTGTCGTCGCTGCGCGCCCTGGTCAACGGGGCCGAACCCATCCGGGAGGCATCACTGAGGCGCTTCAGCGAGGTCTACTCCCGGTACGGCTTCAACCCCCGGGCCCACCTGCCCGGCTACGGTCTGGCCGAAGCAACCCTCCCGGTCACCATGCAGAGGGTGGGCAAGGGGGCCGACAGCCGCTACTTCGACCGGGACGCCCTGAACACGGGCCGGGCGGTACCGGTCAGTAAGGAGGAGGGGCAGGGGCAGAACGCCGCCTCCCTCGTGGGCTGCGGCGCACCGATCTTCCAGGAGGTCCGGATCGTCGACCCGGAGCAGTGGACGGCCCTTCCCGACGGGCACGTCGGCGAAGTGTGGGTCCACGGACCCAACGTGTGCCGGGGCTACTACGGCAGAGCCGGCGAGACCCAGGAGACCTTCGAAGCCGAACTGCGCGACGACCCCGTCAAGGACCGCCACTGGCTCCGTACCGGAGACCTCGGCTTTGTCCACGAGGGGCAGCTCTACATCACCTCCAGGCTCAAAGACCTCCTCATCATCCACGGCACCAACCACTACCCGGTGGACATCGAGAACACCGTGGAGCAGGCCCTGCCTCCGGTCCGGGTCGGCCACGTGGCAGCGTTCGCCGTCACCCCCGGTGAGGAGGAACGCCTCGTGGTGGTCGCCGAACTGCGGGCCGACCGGATCGCGGGCACCGACCTGCCCGCGGCCGTGGCCGAGGTCGCCCGGAGCATCCGCCGGACCCACGAGATCGACGTGTACGACGTCGTCCTCACCCGGCCCGGCAAGATCCCCAAGACCACGAGCGGGAAACTCCAGCGGGGCGCGTGCCGGGACCGGTACCTCGCAGGGGAGTTCACCAAGGCGCTGGCCCGCCTCCGGAACCCGTGACCCGGAAGAGAGCCCGGAACCGCCGAACAGCCCAGGCAGGACTTTGGGGAAAGGCTGCCCCACCCGGACCGGGCGGGGCAGCCTTCTCCCGGTCCTGAGAGGCGTTTGCCGGAGGCTTCCGGGAACCGGGCGTGGCGTTCCAGGCCTGGCACGCCCGGCAGCCTTTCCAGAGCCGGCTCCACAGAGCCCGGCCCCCGCTGCCCCTGGCCCGGCAGAGCATCCTTCCAGCAGACGTGCCCGGGTTCTCCTCGTCACGTGTTTGCTGGTTGTGCTGCGTTCCTCGCCTTGTTTCCTGCGGGCTTCGGGTCGGGCCGCCTTTGGCGGCGGGGGACCGGGAAGCATCCCAGGCCCTTCTGCCGGCGCCTCGATCAGGGCGGGTTCTGGCGGTGGGGTGCCGGGCCCTCCGGGGCGGGGGGCACCAGCGTGGTGCCGGCCGCGGCCACGGCCAGGACAACGGTCGCGGACAGCAGCAGGCCCAGGCCGGGATGGATGCGAAGCAGCA
This window encodes:
- a CDS encoding fatty acid desaturase family protein; the protein is MSTPSEQLPSVLQDRKRYEAAMAFSVRDAHRAVKDLFVHRMGIYWSDFLVSLAVGYAAFWAARPVGYLTLPGILLFLVSVFALYRCFAFIHEIAHFRSKPSFRTFRRVWNLLFGIPMMVPAFMYEEHREHHNKRWYGTPRDAEYLPLARLSPRHTVTVVAASFLLPFFGPIRFGLLTPVAWFSGATRRYLYRSMSTIKIDLEYHGRPPANRAERISWTAQEAACFVFVLACAALFLTGVLPVDRLAQWYALYTSIALVNSFRILGAHRYLGDEEEMSVVEQMMDTVNYPGRRPVRELWAPVGLRLHALHHLFPGLPYHAYPEAHRRLVAALPPDSAYRLTESRGLPRTLATLWRTARQHQKAGLLLTLQPRGLDRPEGAQ
- a CDS encoding cytochrome P450 → MVTSRRTVPPAPHQAFPVLPGPPVLGWARHLRRDLLGVLTRVSRDSPGLAGFKVAGQTFAVADSPDAIRDVLIEKADDFDKGRRQVNALGPVMGKGLLISQGELHTRQRRLILPHFTPRNVRRHADHIVAEAEHLIDTWGDRAEVDLLDEMNSLTMNIVTRLLFSSRIEDDRAIADAITTVFEWEMYALTSLFPIPMRVPTPRNLRARAEIAYVRQRLGAFVEERRRNPGAYSDLLTLLMEARYEDGTTMSEEQLLDEVITVWGASQETSADAQAWTLYLLAQHPEVLARVRAEIDTVLGDRPATFADLASLPYSLRVFKEAMRLYPPGAVLMRTAVRDTTVAGFHVPRGTQVFISTYTLHRREELYPDPERFDPDRFTKERERVLPKQSYLPFGAGHHVCVGSHLALMEGHLLTVTLAQRVDVELCSDRPVEPLLLINLRPRGGIPARVTRR
- a CDS encoding fatty acyl-AMP ligase, with amino-acid sequence MYGTSDPQLSPPPGTTLVEAFRHWAATRGDEPACTFVDYGTTREGVRHTLTYRELDTRAAAAAAALSRCAAPGDRVALLLPQGLDYIAAFLGCLYTGVIGIPLYAPDLRRSDTRLVSVYADCKPVGSITTTASLPALERLSEQVDTGRVITTSDLAPAPFDPVQQDQDEPSYLQYTSGSTRNPAGIEVTAANLWTSCAQINTFLSLKPGENIVSWLPFFHDMGLVLTVATPLAYGAHAVYFDPYSFVHRPVRWLKLVSEYRSTVTASPNFGLDFAVGRVPEEQRAGLDLSSLRALVNGAEPIREASLRRFSEVYSRYGFNPRAHLPGYGLAEATLPVTMQRVGKGADSRYFDRDALNTGRAVPVSKEEGQGQNAASLVGCGAPIFQEVRIVDPEQWTALPDGHVGEVWVHGPNVCRGYYGRAGETQETFEAELRDDPVKDRHWLRTGDLGFVHEGQLYITSRLKDLLIIHGTNHYPVDIENTVEQALPPVRVGHVAAFAVTPGEEERLVVVAELRADRIAGTDLPAAVAEVARSIRRTHEIDVYDVVLTRPGKIPKTTSGKLQRGACRDRYLAGEFTKALARLRNP